Genomic segment of Pseudomonas sp. DY-1:
TGCCCATCTCTTCGTCGACGTTGCCGTAGGGGAACAGCGGGCTCAGCACCTGGCCGAACAGCGAGGACTGCATACCGGACCAGAAGCCCTGCCAGTCCTTGCTGTAGTCGACCCGGTACTTGCCCTGCAGGTGCATGCGCGCCTCGCTCTGGTAGGTGGCTCCCCAGGCGAACCAGTCGGTGGGCTCCCAGAGGAAGCCGATGTTCCAGGTCGGCGACAGCGACTGCTGCAGGTCCAGGTCCATGTTGGCCAGCGTGTCGAAGGGACCGATCTTGCCGCCGCAGACGTTGATGATTCCCGAGACGACTTCGCCCAGCCCGGGCAGGCAGAGGAACTCGTTGAACAGCCGGGTCAGTCCGGTCAGGAAGCCCGGGTTGCGAAAGTCCTGGTTGAGCGCCATGGCCTGGTGGGAGAAACCAATGGACAGGCCCACCGCCAGCTCGTCATTCACCTGGTAGCCCACCGAGGGCGAGAAGTAGGTAATGCGCTGCAAGGCGACCTCACGCCCCTGGTAGCGCGCCGGATCGCTGTCCGAGTCCCGCGAGTAGCCCAGGGCCATGGGTGCGTAGACGTTGGTGGCGAAGGTGAACTTGGAGCCCGGCGGGTTGATAGACAGACCCGCCAGCGGTGCGAACAGCACCGGCACTTCGGTCATGCCGCCCATGCCCGGCAGGTACATGGCTGGCGTCAGGGTGCGGCTACTGGAGTTCGCCACCGGGTCGTCGTCGTAGCCGAGGAAGCCGTAGTCCTCGGGGGCCTCGAACTTGGCGCGAATGTCCATCACCCCGGTGAGGAACTTCACCGTGGTCTGGCGGCCCTTGAGCTTGGTCAGTGCGGCCGGGTTGTAGTGCACCGCGTCGATCCCGGAGGAATCGGCGGTGATGGCGTTGGCCATGGCCATCGCCTTGGGGTTGCCGATGGTCAGGTCGTTGGCCAGTTGGGCCTGGGCCAGGCCCGCCCAGCAAAGGCCTACCCCGACGATCGCCCGCGCAAGCGG
This window contains:
- a CDS encoding outer membrane protein transport protein, whose protein sequence is MSTHLSPLARAIVGVGLCWAGLAQAQLANDLTIGNPKAMAMANAITADSSGIDAVHYNPAALTKLKGRQTTVKFLTGVMDIRAKFEAPEDYGFLGYDDDPVANSSSRTLTPAMYLPGMGGMTEVPVLFAPLAGLSINPPGSKFTFATNVYAPMALGYSRDSDSDPARYQGREVALQRITYFSPSVGYQVNDELAVGLSIGFSHQAMALNQDFRNPGFLTGLTRLFNEFLCLPGLGEVVSGIINVCGGKIGPFDTLANMDLDLQQSLSPTWNIGFLWEPTDWFAWGATYQSEARMHLQGKYRVDYSKDWQGFWSGMQSSLFGQVLSPLFPYGNVDEEMGNASLDMTYPDNFSTGIKIVPFDRWQFNFDLKWSGYSDWNEFEIEFDRELDLLRIAKNFGGGNATSHSIILDRGYRDTWSWALGVQYQWTDRLAVRAGYEWRPSAIPDDKADVLAPIGDAHLYGLGLGYRWDKDTNIDIGFNYFTTRQSTKADTSCSLNCTGIDNLVYNPYAGQNVSTSVKAYILALTYQTTF